GAGGTAGAGAACAGCGCTGAGATGGGCATTGGGGTGATGATGCCGTCCAACCGCTTGATCCCAATCGCTGATCACAGGCCAGCAACGCTGCAGATGCAGGGCCACCTGGCTGCGAGTGAAACCGAGCGAATCGAGGTAACGCCAGGCCTGATCCACCACCAGCTGGGCCGGAGCCTGAAAGGCTTCCTGTCGATGGAGCTGCCACACCCCATGCAGGTCACCCGTCCAAGCGCACCCTTCGCTGGGGTTGCCCTCAGCTTCGCCGCGAAGCCTCAGCAGTGCCTGCATGCAGGACGCCTGCTTCAGGGGATCGAGCGGAATTTGAGTAGTTGCCACAACAGTAGGAAAGAGCTGATGAAGCTGAAGCACGCCGACACCCTCAAACTCCTCCGCTTAACCGTAAACACGGCAGAAAAAAAGCCGGCCCCGAGGGACCGGCCTTCAGATAATCGATCGAGATGATCAGCCGACCGCTGCGGCACCGCCTGCAACTTCCAGGATCTCCTGGGTAATCGCGGCCTGACGGGCCTTGTTGTAGTCAAGGGTGAGGGTCTTGGCCAACTCCTTGGCGTTATCGCTGGCATTATTCATGGCCGTCATCCGGCTGGCCAGCTCAGAAGCTGCAGATTCCTGCAGGGAACGCAGCATCTGGTTCTGCAGATAAAGGGGGAGCAGCGCATTGAGCAGCTGTTCGGGGGTCTGCTCAAACACGATGTCCGAAGGAATCTTCGGCTCCGTGTTGGCAGGCCCTGCACCGGGCTCCACTGTCAGAAGGCCGTCCTTGGTGGTGAGACGGAAAATCTCATCCTCAGGATCAGCGATGTCCTGGGGATCCAAGGGCAGCAGTGTCTGAACCACAGGCTTGCAGCTCACCAGGTTGAGGAACTTGGTGAAGATCAGCTCGACGCGATCGGTGCTTTCAGCCAGGAATTCAGCCAACAGATCCGTTGAGATGGAGTTGGCCTCATCGGCGGTAGGAACCTGTTCCAGGCCGGAGAAGGTGGCCTGGATCGGGTAATCACGACGGGTGAAGTAGCCGATGGCTTTGGTGCCGATCAGCAGCAGCTTCACATCGAAGCCTTTACCCTTCAGCTCAGCAAAACGCTGTTCAGTGCGCTTAATGATATTGGCGTTGTAGCCACCACAGAGGCCACGATCACCAGTGACCGCAACCAGGGTGATGGTCTCAACAACACGCTGCTGCATCAGAGGGGAGGCCGCGTCTTCGAAACGCATGCGGGACTGGAGGTTTTCCAGAATCCGCGCAAGCCGATCGGCGAAGGGACGGCTGCGAAGCACTTGTTCCTGTGCGCGGCGCACCTTGGCCGCAGCCACGAGGCGCATGGCCTCGGTGATCTTGCGGGTGTTTTTGACCGACTTGATTCGGTCTCGGATTTCTTTGAGATTAGCCATGTCGGCAGCTCCTTCAGGCCGCGGAAGCGACCATGGTGGACACGACTTCGGTGATGGCGTCCTTAAGGACCGCTTCAGCCTCAGGACTCATCACTTTCTTCTCCTGGATTTCGGTGATGAACTCAGCCTTGTTGGACTTGAGGTACTCACGCAGTTCACGGGAGAAGTCGACGACCTTGGCGACGGGGACTTCATCGATCAGGCCCTTCACACCGGCGTAAACGATGGCGACCTGCTCAGCCAGGATTAGGGGGCTGAACTGAGGCTGTTTGAGAAGTTCACGCAGACGCTTGCCACGCTCCAGCTGCTGCTGAGTGGAAGCATCCAGGTCAGAAGCGAACTGAGAGAAGGCAGCCAGCTCGTCGAACTGGGCCAGCTCCAACTTCAGGGTGCCGGCAATCTTCTTAATGGCCTTGGTCTGGGCAGCACCGCCCACCCGGCTCACGGAGATACCCACGTTGATCGCAGGACGCAGACCTGAGTTGAAAAGGTCTGAGCTGAGGAAGATCTGACCGTCCGTGATCGAAATCACGTTGGTGGGGATGTAAGCCGAAACGTCACCGGCTTGGGTCTCGATGATCGGCAGAGCAGTCATGGAACCCTTGCCCATGGCGTCAGACAACTTGGCTGCACGTTCGAGCAGACGGCTGTGGCAATAGAAGACGTCACCGGGATAGGCCTCACGACCGGGCGGGCGACGCAGCAAGAGCGACATCTGGCGGTAGGCGGCAGCCTGCTTGGAGAGATCGTCGTAGATCACCAAGGTTGCCTTGCCCTTGTACATGAAGTACTCGGCAATGGTGGCACCGGTGTAAGGAGCTAGGTACTGGAGCGCAGCGGGCTCGGAAGCGTTGGCAGCAACGATCACGGTGTAGTCGAGGGCGCCGCGCTCACGCAGCACCTCAACAACGTTGGCCACAGAAGCAGCCTTCTGACCCACAGCGACGTAAACGCAGATCATGTCCTGATCCGCCTGGTTCAGGATCGTGTCGATCGCAATAGCTGTCTTGCCGGTCTGGCGGTCACCAATGATCAGCTCGCGCTGGCCACGGCCAACGGGGATCATCGCGTCGATGGCGGTGATGCCGGTCTGCATCGGCTCATGAACCGACTTGCGTTGAATGATGCCGGGCGCCATTGATTCAATCAGGCGCGTTTCGCTGGAGGCAATTTCACCCTTGCCATCGATGGCGCGGCCCAGGGAGTTCACCACCCGGCCCAGCATGCCTTCAC
This window of the Synechococcus sp. MU1643 genome carries:
- the atpA gene encoding F0F1 ATP synthase subunit alpha, which gives rise to MVSIRPDEISAILKKQIEDYDKSVSVSNVGTVLTVGDGIARVYGLQQAMAGELIEFEDGTEGIALNLEDDNVGAVLMGEGYGIQEGSTVKATGKIAAVPVGEGMLGRVVNSLGRAIDGKGEIASSETRLIESMAPGIIQRKSVHEPMQTGITAIDAMIPVGRGQRELIIGDRQTGKTAIAIDTILNQADQDMICVYVAVGQKAASVANVVEVLRERGALDYTVIVAANASEPAALQYLAPYTGATIAEYFMYKGKATLVIYDDLSKQAAAYRQMSLLLRRPPGREAYPGDVFYCHSRLLERAAKLSDAMGKGSMTALPIIETQAGDVSAYIPTNVISITDGQIFLSSDLFNSGLRPAINVGISVSRVGGAAQTKAIKKIAGTLKLELAQFDELAAFSQFASDLDASTQQQLERGKRLRELLKQPQFSPLILAEQVAIVYAGVKGLIDEVPVAKVVDFSRELREYLKSNKAEFITEIQEKKVMSPEAEAVLKDAITEVVSTMVASAA
- a CDS encoding F0F1 ATP synthase subunit gamma; protein product: MANLKEIRDRIKSVKNTRKITEAMRLVAAAKVRRAQEQVLRSRPFADRLARILENLQSRMRFEDAASPLMQQRVVETITLVAVTGDRGLCGGYNANIIKRTEQRFAELKGKGFDVKLLLIGTKAIGYFTRRDYPIQATFSGLEQVPTADEANSISTDLLAEFLAESTDRVELIFTKFLNLVSCKPVVQTLLPLDPQDIADPEDEIFRLTTKDGLLTVEPGAGPANTEPKIPSDIVFEQTPEQLLNALLPLYLQNQMLRSLQESAASELASRMTAMNNASDNAKELAKTLTLDYNKARQAAITQEILEVAGGAAAVG
- a CDS encoding putative 2OG-Fe(II) oxygenase: MATTQIPLDPLKQASCMQALLRLRGEAEGNPSEGCAWTGDLHGVWQLHRQEAFQAPAQLVVDQAWRYLDSLGFTRSQVALHLQRCWPVISDWDQAVGRHHHPNAHLSAVLYLSGTGSGEEGVLRLHASHHPNELVAGLAVGYGGPIAEDHPLNRSHWDLAPRPGLLVLFPSSLQHSVLPNDDPDELRCSISFDFVLTASEQGGSPEYLAPHPRHWVALDEPIA